Proteins encoded in a region of the Enoplosus armatus isolate fEnoArm2 chromosome 16, fEnoArm2.hap1, whole genome shotgun sequence genome:
- the LOC139298948 gene encoding SH3 domain-binding protein 5-like isoform X2 produces MDPLQNGNNGEEDSQCAEEEEEVDPRIQGELEKLNQSTDDINRWESELEDCRQRFRAVLVEATVKLDEQVKRIGRAVDDSKPYWEARKVARQAQVEAQKATQEFQRAVEILRAAKETIALAEERLLEEDSRQFDSAWQEMLNHATQRVMEAEQARTRSEAEHRKTASNYNSCISHMRQLEKKLKRSINKSRPYFELKAKYYLQLEQLKRHVDERQAKLVVAKAEYRAALRNLESISEEIHAQRRSLAMGTREQGVGAEGDGGNEDIANFKMESDGLSMASVSIDEEGSHSSSSEEEADTHSTSSPQAMPSTPSSSSSSNPSTSASTPLDMPCPYPSSSLYTPCSYLSSSPSSSVLSSSCPGGLELASPCSSHDPDSVCGSGHASPLLGPRSQCSGASSPDCDQEREQREQRRR; encoded by the exons ATGGATCCTTTACAAAATGGGAATAACGGTGAGGAGGACTCGCAgtgtgctgaggaggaggaagaagtggaCCCAAGAATCCAG GGAGAACTGGAGAAGTTAAACCAGTCCACAGATGACATTAACCGCTGGGAGAGTGAGCTGGAG gACTGCCGTCAGCGGTTTCGCGCGGTGCTGGTGGAAGCAACAGTGAAGCTGGATGAGCAGGTGAAGAGGATCGGACGAGCTGTGGATGACTCCAAACCGTACTGGGAAGCCCGCAAAGTAGCAagacag GCCCAGGTTGAAGCCCAAAAGGCCACTCAGGAGTTCCAGCGGGCGGTTGAGATCCTGCGGGCAGCCAAGGAGACCATCGCCTTAGCCGAGGAaaggctgctggaggaggacagcCGCCAGTTTGACTCCGCCTGGCAGGAAATGCTCAACCATGCCACACAGAGG GTGATGGAGGCCGAGCAGGCGAGAACGCGCAGTGAGGCTGaacacaggaaaacagcatCCAATTACAATTCCTGCATCAGCCACATGAGGCAGTTAGAGAAGAAACTCAAACGCTCCATCAACAAATCCAG GCCGTATTTTGAACTGAAAGCCAAGTATTATCTACAGCTTGAG CAACTGAAGCGCCATGTGGATGAGCGTCAGGCCAAACTTGTGGTTGCCAAGGCCGAGTACCGCGCAGCGTTACGCAACCTAGAAAGCATCTCAGAAGAGATCCATGCCCAGCGGCGCTCCCTCGCCATGGGAACCAGGGAGCAGGGTGTTGGTGCGGAGGGAGATGGAGGCAACGAGGACATCGCCAACTTCAAGATGGAGTCAGACGGTTTGTCAA tggcGTCCGTATCAATTGACGAAGAGGGCAGTCACAGTagcagctcagaggaggaggccgaCACACACTCCACCTCCTCACCCCAAGCCATGCCCTCcacaccttcctcctcctcctcctccaatccTTCCACCTCTGCCTCTACCCCCCTGGACATGCCCTGCCCTTACCCCTCCTCCTCGCTCTACACCCCTTGctcttacctctcctcctctccctcttcctccgtcctctcctcctcctgtcccgGTGGCCTGGAGCTAGCGAGCCCCTGTAGCTCTCATGACCCAGACTCAGTGTGCGGTTCTGGGCATGCGTCACCTCTCCTGGGCCCCCGCAGCCAGTGCAGTGGAGCTTCCTCTCCAGACTGCGACCaggagagag